The segment TCGTCCGCAGGAAAGGTGTCTTGTATGTCATCTGTCCCATCGCCGAAGGCCAAGAATCTGAGGGTCTGAGCGCTGAAATCGACCGGATCACAGTTTTCGTCGTCACAGACGGGGAATATGCCTAAGTCAATTTGAAACAAGATTAGGGTAGTGTATATGGTCTGTATGTCAGCATTTGCCCTCGCAAACTGTACGTCCCGGACCTTTTCCATAGCTATTGGTATTATAAAGCTCACTAAGATTAGTATAATCGCAAGGACAAAGATCATTTCGATCAGGGTAAATCCCCCTTTCCCAAGCCTTATACCACTCATTTTCTTCACCACGACGGCCAAACAACATGTGAACGGAAGCGATACTTGAATACCGCCTCATTGACAAATGTATCAAACGACTAAAAAGTTCGTTTCAGCGTGCAGAACCGGAAGCTTTAAAGCCGACCCCGACGGCCTCGAAGAGGAATTACTGCCCTTGAGCACCTGAGGTAGTCTCCACCAAGAGCTGGTTTCCAGATTTTCTCGCGTGTTTCGTCTTACCCTTGCTCACAACCCGGGCGACACCGCTGGCCAATGCCCCTATTGCCGCATAAAAGTGGCTGGCTTCAAATGCTTCTGTTCATTGTCCCCCTCCAAAGGCCGGTTTCCCGTCCCTCTGTTTGGCCTCAAATCACAAAGAAGCATTATCAATGATGGGGGAGGCCCTCACTGACTTTTCAAGGTGCGCTTCTAGTACATTCTTAGAGGCTCGTCAATAGGCTAGAAAGCGATGTCTTGGCGGGCACTTACAGGCCAATTTCATCCCCAGACGCAATTAATCGACGCTTTAATTGAATCCTAGCTCCACCAGAAACAAAAACGGCGGCCTGATGTAGCCCCCCGCTGATCAGCTACCTCCTCGCCAATAGATCGATCTCACTTGATCACTTTATCCGCCCGCGCGAGAAACTGAGGCGGGATCGTAAGGTCAAGCTTCTTGGCGGTCTTCAAGTTGATGACCAGCTCGAACTTGGTCGGCCGCTCGACAGGCAGGTCGGCTGGCTTGGCACAACCTTGAGCCGGACTAGCTCGGCCGCGAGGATGGGCCGCATCCTGGCCGATCTCAAGCGCCGCCGACGGCTGGTGGAGCCCACAGGGCGTGCGGTGAGCGCGAAGCGGCGTCGGGTGAGGCGGCCTTACTCCACGCGCAAGACCAAGGACTATGTGCCCCATCAATCCGGGGACCTGGTCCAGGTGGACACCCTGGAGCTTTCCCCTCTTCCTGGGGTCAC is part of the Candidatus Methylomirabilota bacterium genome and harbors:
- a CDS encoding prepilin-type N-terminal cleavage/methylation domain-containing protein; the encoded protein is MVKKMSGIRLGKGGFTLIEMIFVLAIILILVSFIIPIAMEKVRDVQFARANADIQTIYTTLILFQIDLGIFPVCDDENCDPVDFSAQTLRFLAFGDGTDDIQDTFPAD